In Pirellula sp. SH-Sr6A, the DNA window GGTGGAAGGGAGCCGTTTGTAAAACGTAGTTGTAAGCGGCGTAAGGCTGTGCCGATTCGAGGGCAGCTAAACATGCCTTCAAGACCTTCGCCAGATCTTTCAACTCGTTCTCAGCAACTTCGTCAAAGTGGCAGCGGTGCTTTTTGGGAATGATCGAAAAGGCAAACGGGAAACGGGACGCGAAGGGACAGAATGCTACGAAGGATTCCGACTCCAAGACAATCCTTTCTTGCGCTCGAAGCTCTTCGCTTTGCAGTTGGCAGATGTAGCATTGATCGTAGCGATGCCGATACTCGGTCAATCGTCGATGCATGCGTTCGACATCGCTCGGAACAAAATCGAGCCCCATCAATTGGCTATGCGTATGGGATAAGGACGCTCCGGCATCCGCTCCGTAATTCTTGAAGACCACCGCATACTGGAGTCCGCGTTGCGAACGCCAATGTGCCAATCTCAATCGATAGGCCTGCAGAACCAATTCGACTTGATCCAGCGGCAGCGAGGTGATGCTATCGATGTGGTTGGGTGATTCGATAATGACTTCATGAGTCCCCGATACACACTGGCGCCGGAAAAAGGTATTGGGTTCGCTCATCTCCAAGGTGCTGACAACTTGCTGGAGCACTTCCTCGCCTGCCATCGTTCCATGGCGATTTGCATTGAGGTGGTTTCCGTTGTCTCGATGGTAGGAGCCGGAATGATTGTGATGGCCGGCGCCGTCCGATCCTCCACAGTTGTCAATTCGGGTTTCCGGTGAAGAGCGATTGATTGCAGGAAACTTGTTCGGAACGACCCGCACCTTCCAATGATCCAACGCGCCCTGAAACTCTCTCTGGATCTCCTCTCGAATCAGTGGCCGAGTCTGTTCATGATCGCCCGCGGGAAGCACCAGAGTCGGTTCGGGGGTTTCTCGTTCGGAACCGGAACAGAAGGGGCAAGAGTGCAAACCGCTAAGGGTCGCGCAAGGCTTCATATGGGGGCGAAACTCGTTCGGCCTCTCCTCGCGGTTGGGAGCAAAAATCACCCATCGATCCGCCAGCCAGTCGTAGCGTGTTTCGTGCATGGGTGGGGTGACTCCCGGATGAGTTGTTCTAGAGTCTGCCTTCGATCGCTGCTTGTTCGCGGGCGCGACTATAGACAGATTCGTAAAATGATGCGCTCGTGGACCACGACCAATCTTGCTGCATCCCTCGTGTGACCAGTCTACCCCATTGATTGCAATCTTGCGAATAGATATTCAAGGCTCTCCAGACGCATTCTGTAATTCCGTGCAAGGAATAATCACGGAAGGCGAACCCGGTCGCCCGATCCGCAGACTCCGCGT includes these proteins:
- a CDS encoding DUF4921 family protein encodes the protein MHETRYDWLADRWVIFAPNREERPNEFRPHMKPCATLSGLHSCPFCSGSERETPEPTLVLPAGDHEQTRPLIREEIQREFQGALDHWKVRVVPNKFPAINRSSPETRIDNCGGSDGAGHHNHSGSYHRDNGNHLNANRHGTMAGEEVLQQVVSTLEMSEPNTFFRRQCVSGTHEVIIESPNHIDSITSLPLDQVELVLQAYRLRLAHWRSQRGLQYAVVFKNYGADAGASLSHTHSQLMGLDFVPSDVERMHRRLTEYRHRYDQCYICQLQSEELRAQERIVLESESFVAFCPFASRFPFAFSIIPKKHRCHFDEVAENELKDLAKVLKACLAALESAQPYAAYNYVLQTAPFHRPDRNAHHWRLRVIPRLSKVAGFEWGSDCFINTTKPELAASILRSHLPTTGEFCRS